From Amycolatopsis sp. cg9, one genomic window encodes:
- a CDS encoding tyrosine-type recombinase/integrase has translation MRYKIHMRLSEAQQAFFAARRPRKDSPHTTDAYRRDLAGITTLLVSELGRPAEDLEVAELTGPALRSVFGAFADGHAKSSVLRAWSTWNQFLTFCVADGLLPGNPMGAVARPRTPALTPKPLRGEETPEQLLSAAAAGSRRARDPWPERDVLVIALGLVAGLRAAEMRALSSRSLVGRAGELRLHVKGKGSRDRSIPVQPVLAELIERYRESCRVRFPNARFSPGSPLLLDRAGEPIGRGALEYLVKSCYRGAGLHDRVPAGANLHALRHTFATRLAEDGATASEIMALLGHASLATSQNYIEATGREQRAAAASNRTYRALDGLGAGS, from the coding sequence GTGCGGTACAAGATCCACATGAGGCTTTCCGAGGCGCAGCAAGCCTTCTTCGCCGCCCGCCGGCCGCGCAAGGACTCGCCGCACACCACCGACGCCTACCGCCGGGACCTGGCCGGGATCACCACTCTCCTGGTTTCGGAGCTGGGCCGTCCCGCCGAGGACCTGGAGGTGGCCGAGCTGACGGGACCGGCGCTGCGGTCGGTGTTCGGCGCGTTCGCGGACGGCCACGCGAAGAGCTCGGTGCTGCGGGCGTGGTCGACGTGGAACCAGTTCCTGACGTTCTGCGTGGCCGACGGCCTGCTGCCGGGCAACCCGATGGGTGCGGTGGCGCGGCCGCGGACGCCGGCGTTGACGCCGAAGCCGTTGCGGGGTGAGGAAACCCCGGAGCAGCTGCTGTCGGCGGCGGCCGCGGGTTCGCGGCGCGCGCGGGACCCGTGGCCGGAGCGGGACGTGCTGGTGATCGCGCTGGGCCTGGTGGCGGGGTTGCGGGCGGCGGAGATGCGGGCGCTGTCGTCGCGGTCGCTGGTGGGGCGTGCGGGTGAGTTGCGGTTGCACGTGAAGGGCAAGGGCAGCCGGGACCGGTCGATCCCGGTGCAGCCGGTGCTGGCGGAGCTGATCGAGCGGTACCGGGAGTCGTGCCGGGTGCGGTTCCCGAACGCGCGGTTCTCCCCTGGTTCGCCGTTGCTGCTGGACCGGGCGGGTGAGCCGATCGGGCGGGGTGCGCTGGAGTACCTGGTGAAGTCGTGTTACCGGGGTGCGGGGTTGCACGACCGGGTGCCGGCGGGGGCGAACTTGCACGCGTTGCGGCACACGTTCGCGACGCGGCTGGCGGAGGACGGGGCGACGGCTTCGGAGATCATGGCGTTGCTGGGGCACGCGAGCTTGGCGACGAGTCAGAACTACATCGAGGCGACGGGACGTGAGCAGCGTGCGGCGGCGGCGAGCAACCGGACGTACCGGGCGCTGGACGGGCTGGGCGCGGGCTCGTGA
- a CDS encoding glycerophosphodiester phosphodiesterase: MQSSFPYLADPLPRAFAHRGWHLDELDGLENSLPAFKRACAEGYRYLETDVHATADGVVVVHHDPNLDRTTDGSGAIATKTWEQLKGVKVGGKVPLSRLEDVLEELPGARFNVDVKADQAVEPFVRVLERTGAHDRVAAAAFSDARLVRLRKLAGPKLVTAMGPRSAFALWARGKLPLLPLGRLVLGAMAQVPVRQGALRVVDKAFVSIAGRSGIEVHTWTIDDPAEMRMLLDLGVHGIVTDRPDLLREVLIERGAWQQA; encoded by the coding sequence ATGCAGTCGTCGTTCCCGTACCTGGCCGATCCGCTCCCCCGTGCCTTCGCCCACCGGGGCTGGCACCTCGACGAGCTGGACGGGCTGGAGAATTCGTTGCCGGCGTTCAAGCGGGCGTGCGCGGAGGGGTACCGGTACCTCGAGACGGACGTCCACGCGACGGCGGACGGTGTGGTGGTGGTGCACCACGACCCGAACCTGGACCGGACGACCGATGGCTCCGGGGCGATCGCGACGAAGACGTGGGAGCAGCTGAAGGGCGTCAAGGTCGGCGGGAAGGTGCCGTTGTCGCGGCTGGAGGACGTGCTGGAGGAGCTGCCGGGGGCGCGGTTCAACGTCGACGTGAAGGCCGATCAGGCGGTGGAGCCGTTCGTGCGGGTGCTGGAGCGGACGGGGGCGCACGACCGGGTGGCGGCGGCGGCGTTTTCGGACGCGCGGCTGGTGCGGCTGCGGAAGCTGGCGGGGCCGAAGCTGGTGACGGCGATGGGGCCACGGTCGGCGTTCGCGTTGTGGGCGCGGGGGAAGCTGCCGCTGCTCCCCCTGGGGCGGCTGGTGCTGGGGGCGATGGCGCAGGTGCCGGTGCGGCAGGGTGCGTTGCGGGTGGTGGACAAGGCGTTCGTGTCGATCGCGGGGCGGTCCGGGATCGAGGTGCACACGTGGACGATCGACGATCCGGCGGAGATGCGGATGCTGCTGGACCTGGGGGTGCACGGGATCGTGACGGACCGGCCGGACCTGCTGCGCGAGGTGCTGATCGAGCGGGGTGCGTGGCAGCAGGCCTGA
- a CDS encoding transglycosylase family protein, translating to MIQIRRRTVARVLLLAFAAMGLQLTVPAVATADPASTAWAKLRMCESSGRYATNTGNGYYGAYQFDLPTWRSVGGTGRPDQAAPAEQDYRALYLYRMRGWQPWQCAGMLKLAGDADARSKRVPTYADSAYIGGGPTPQPTPPPPGGPMPAWPGVVYQYGDCAGPLKAFQLRMNAYGYGFTGTGCYYEKTRTAVLDLQRANGIKDSGLLGPKTWTAAWQGKPPR from the coding sequence ATGATCCAGATCCGGAGACGCACCGTCGCGAGAGTCCTGCTCCTCGCCTTCGCCGCCATGGGTCTGCAGCTGACCGTCCCCGCCGTCGCCACCGCCGACCCCGCGTCGACCGCCTGGGCCAAGCTCCGCATGTGCGAATCCAGCGGCCGCTACGCCACCAACACCGGCAACGGCTACTACGGCGCCTACCAGTTCGACCTGCCCACCTGGCGCAGCGTCGGCGGCACCGGCCGCCCCGACCAGGCCGCACCCGCCGAACAGGACTACCGCGCCCTCTACCTCTACCGCATGCGTGGCTGGCAACCCTGGCAGTGCGCCGGCATGCTCAAGCTCGCCGGCGACGCCGACGCCCGCAGCAAGCGCGTCCCCACCTACGCCGACTCCGCCTACATCGGCGGGGGACCGACACCCCAGCCCACCCCGCCACCACCCGGCGGCCCGATGCCCGCCTGGCCCGGCGTCGTCTACCAGTACGGCGACTGCGCCGGCCCGCTCAAAGCCTTCCAGCTCCGCATGAACGCCTACGGCTACGGCTTCACCGGCACCGGCTGCTACTACGAAAAGACCCGCACCGCCGTCCTCGACCTCCAGCGCGCCAACGGCATCAAGGACAGCGGCCTGCTCGGCCCGAAGACCTGGACCGCCGCCTGGCAGGGCAAACCACCCCGCTGA
- a CDS encoding MFS transporter, producing MTLAGTRSSKRERWGWYFYDWANSPFYSSSTTVFGALSMSGIAAADAKTNFTLNGDRPCVDAAGKADTLHNCDVTLFGLHFPAGSVWGYLLSVATVVQVLVLPIAGAVADRSHNKRRILGGFAFLGAAAAAAMFFLAGSDWQLGVVLFVIANIGYGGSLVVYYSFLVDIGGPDERDDISAKGWAFGYLGGGLALALQLGFYLGHDAFGVSEGMAVQICFLTSGLWWAAFTVPAVRALPRRHQPVDVVPGRTVLRAGFAELRQTLVSAKAYPLTLAFLGSYLVFTDGINTVVAVSAQYGKDELGFGNSVLIVTILVIQFVAYLGGTLHGLVARRIGAKRTILGSLVLWVVVLAGAYFVQPKQMLQFLAVAVGIGLVLGGTNALSRSLFSQMIPAGKDAQYYSLYVVGERGTSWLGPLVFAGVGQATGSFRLAIVALVIFFAVGLVLVWLVPVRRAIVAAGNTPPEVL from the coding sequence ATGACGCTGGCCGGGACGCGCTCGTCCAAGCGCGAGCGCTGGGGCTGGTATTTCTACGACTGGGCGAATTCGCCGTTCTATTCGTCGTCGACGACGGTGTTCGGTGCGTTGTCCATGAGCGGGATCGCGGCGGCGGACGCGAAGACGAACTTCACCCTTAATGGGGACCGCCCGTGCGTCGACGCGGCGGGCAAGGCGGACACGTTGCACAACTGCGACGTGACGTTGTTCGGGCTGCACTTCCCGGCCGGTTCGGTGTGGGGGTATCTGCTGTCGGTGGCGACGGTGGTGCAGGTGCTGGTCCTGCCGATCGCGGGTGCGGTGGCCGACCGCAGCCACAACAAGCGGCGGATCCTCGGTGGGTTCGCGTTCCTGGGGGCGGCGGCCGCGGCGGCGATGTTCTTCCTCGCGGGGTCGGACTGGCAGCTGGGCGTGGTGCTGTTCGTCATCGCGAACATCGGCTACGGCGGTTCACTGGTCGTCTACTACTCGTTCCTGGTCGACATCGGCGGTCCGGACGAGCGGGACGACATCTCGGCGAAGGGCTGGGCGTTCGGGTACCTGGGCGGTGGGCTGGCGCTGGCGCTGCAGCTGGGGTTCTACCTCGGGCACGACGCGTTCGGCGTGAGCGAGGGCATGGCGGTGCAGATCTGCTTCCTGACCTCGGGGCTGTGGTGGGCGGCGTTCACCGTGCCTGCGGTGCGGGCGCTCCCCCGGCGGCACCAGCCGGTCGACGTCGTGCCGGGCAGGACGGTGCTGCGGGCGGGCTTCGCGGAGTTGCGGCAGACGCTGGTGTCGGCGAAGGCGTACCCGTTGACGCTGGCGTTCCTGGGCAGCTACCTGGTCTTCACCGACGGCATCAACACGGTGGTCGCGGTGTCGGCGCAGTACGGGAAGGACGAGCTGGGCTTCGGCAACAGCGTGCTGATCGTGACGATCCTGGTGATCCAGTTCGTGGCGTACCTGGGTGGGACGCTGCACGGGCTGGTGGCGCGGCGGATCGGGGCGAAGCGGACGATCCTGGGCAGCCTGGTGCTGTGGGTCGTGGTGCTGGCCGGGGCGTACTTCGTGCAGCCGAAGCAGATGCTGCAGTTCCTCGCGGTGGCGGTGGGGATCGGGCTGGTGCTGGGGGGAACGAACGCGCTGTCGCGGTCGTTGTTCAGCCAGATGATCCCGGCGGGCAAGGACGCGCAGTACTACTCGCTCTACGTGGTGGGCGAGCGCGGGACGTCGTGGCTGGGGCCGTTGGTGTTCGCGGGGGTCGGGCAGGCGACGGGGTCGTTCCGGCTGGCCATCGTGGCGCTGGTGATCTTCTTCGCGGTGGGTCTGGTGCTGGTGTGGCTGGTGCCGGTGCGGCGGGCGATCGTGGCGGCGGGCAACACCCCGCCGGAGGTGCTGTAG
- a CDS encoding thymidine kinase, translating into MTFVNDRGPDPTDALSSVPAAGSRRGTPPVGRLKFCYGPMDCGKSTLALQIDHNHARQGRRGLILVRHDRSGAPQISSRIGLTRQAVEVVEDTDVRELVRQEWAHGQHVDYVVVDEAQFLSPAQVDQLAELADEVEIDVYCFGIATDFRSRLFPGAARLFELADELQPVQVEVLCWCGLPGRFNARVVDGEVVREGDTVVVADTEQSVVETSASARFEAEFATVRYQVLCRRHFRSGDLGPVTAHHGQLRLT; encoded by the coding sequence GTGACCTTTGTGAACGACCGGGGCCCCGACCCCACGGACGCCCTGTCGTCGGTCCCCGCGGCCGGCTCGCGCCGCGGTACGCCGCCGGTGGGCAGGCTGAAGTTCTGCTACGGGCCGATGGACTGCGGGAAGTCGACGCTCGCGCTGCAGATCGACCACAACCACGCCCGGCAGGGCCGGCGTGGCCTGATCCTGGTGCGGCACGACCGTTCGGGCGCGCCGCAGATCTCGAGCCGGATCGGGCTGACGCGGCAGGCGGTGGAGGTCGTGGAGGACACGGACGTGCGGGAGCTGGTCCGGCAGGAGTGGGCGCACGGGCAGCACGTGGACTACGTGGTGGTGGACGAGGCGCAGTTCCTCTCCCCCGCGCAGGTGGACCAGCTGGCGGAGCTGGCCGACGAGGTCGAGATCGACGTGTACTGCTTCGGGATCGCGACGGACTTCCGGAGCCGGTTGTTCCCGGGGGCCGCTCGTCTGTTCGAACTGGCGGACGAGTTGCAGCCGGTTCAGGTGGAGGTGCTGTGCTGGTGCGGGCTGCCCGGGCGGTTCAACGCGAGGGTGGTCGACGGCGAGGTCGTGCGCGAGGGCGATACCGTCGTGGTGGCAGATACCGAACAATCCGTAGTTGAAACTTCAGCTTCAGCACGTTTTGAGGCCGAATTCGCTACGGTGCGTTATCAGGTATTGTGTCGCCGCCACTTTCGATCGGGTGACTTGGGGCCGGTTACTGCTCATCACGGTCAGTTACGGTTGACCTGA
- a CDS encoding RNA polymerase-binding protein RbpA yields MADRVLRGSRLGAVSYETDRNHDLAPRRTVRYACPKNHEFEVPFSDDAEIPTVWECRLHGSESEIVDGGQPEQKKVKPPRTHWDMLLERRTIPELEDLLNERLAELKGRRTSRSA; encoded by the coding sequence ATGGCCGACCGTGTTCTTCGTGGAAGCCGGCTGGGAGCGGTCAGCTACGAGACCGACCGCAACCACGACCTCGCTCCACGCCGCACCGTGCGCTACGCCTGCCCGAAGAACCACGAGTTCGAGGTGCCGTTCTCCGACGACGCCGAGATCCCGACGGTCTGGGAGTGCCGCCTGCACGGCAGCGAATCGGAGATCGTCGACGGCGGGCAGCCCGAGCAGAAGAAGGTCAAGCCGCCGCGCACCCACTGGGACATGCTGCTGGAACGGCGCACGATCCCCGAGCTCGAGGACCTGCTCAACGAACGTCTCGCCGAGCTGAAGGGCCGCCGGACCTCCCGGTCCGCGTAG
- a CDS encoding NUDIX domain-containing protein yields the protein MTSPTSLSRNPRVRVTDVELLSSAWYVLRRTTFEFQHRDGRWTTEQRETYDRGNGATVLLYDPAGETVLLTRQFRYPVYVNDHPDGMFLETAAGLLDTDDPETAIRREAQEETGVRIGALEHVFDVYTSPGSVTERLHCYAAPYDPADRGAGGGIAEEGEDIEVVELRFEDALKMIGTGEIADAKTIMLLQWAALQGPFSTRQQRPARRHATS from the coding sequence ATGACCTCTCCGACAAGCCTCTCCCGCAACCCGCGCGTCCGCGTCACCGACGTCGAACTGCTGTCGTCGGCCTGGTACGTCCTGCGCCGCACGACGTTCGAATTCCAGCACCGCGACGGCCGCTGGACGACCGAGCAGCGGGAGACGTACGACCGCGGCAACGGCGCCACCGTGCTGCTCTACGACCCGGCGGGGGAGACGGTGCTGCTGACCCGCCAGTTCCGCTACCCGGTCTACGTCAACGACCACCCCGACGGCATGTTCCTGGAGACGGCCGCGGGCCTGCTGGACACCGACGACCCCGAGACGGCGATCCGGCGGGAGGCGCAGGAGGAGACGGGCGTCCGCATCGGCGCGCTGGAGCACGTGTTCGACGTGTACACGAGCCCGGGCTCGGTCACCGAGCGCCTGCACTGCTACGCGGCGCCGTACGACCCGGCCGACCGGGGCGCGGGTGGCGGGATCGCCGAGGAGGGGGAGGACATCGAAGTGGTGGAGCTGCGATTCGAGGACGCGCTGAAGATGATCGGCACGGGGGAGATCGCCGACGCGAAGACGATCATGCTCCTGCAGTGGGCGGCACTGCAGGGCCCCTTCAGCACCCGGCAGCAGCGGCCGGCCCGGCGGCACGCGACGTCATGA
- a CDS encoding DeoR/GlpR family DNA-binding transcription regulator yields the protein MLVGERRELLLARLTAEGKVLAKDVAAELGVSEDSIRRDLRDLAAAGLCQRVYGGALPVSPAVADYASRAGIAVDGKDRIAAVAAGLVRPGSTVILDGGTTTLAVAKALPRDLEATVVTHSPTVAVALLDHAGIEVFLLGGRLFRHSAVTCGAAAAEAAQSVSADVFLLGVTGVHPEAGLTTGDAEEAAMKRTLARRAADTYVLASAEKIGAASRFTVLPFADVAGVITDSGDQNVQELADLGVPILRA from the coding sequence ATGCTGGTCGGGGAACGCCGAGAACTGCTGCTAGCCCGGCTGACGGCCGAGGGCAAGGTGCTGGCGAAGGACGTCGCGGCCGAGCTCGGGGTCTCCGAGGACAGCATCCGCCGGGACCTGCGCGACCTGGCCGCGGCCGGGCTCTGCCAGCGCGTTTACGGCGGGGCCTTGCCCGTCTCCCCCGCGGTTGCCGACTACGCGAGCCGCGCGGGCATCGCCGTCGACGGGAAGGACCGGATCGCCGCGGTCGCGGCCGGGCTGGTCCGGCCGGGGTCGACCGTCATCCTCGACGGCGGCACGACCACGCTGGCCGTCGCGAAAGCCCTCCCGCGTGACCTCGAAGCCACCGTCGTCACCCACAGCCCCACCGTCGCCGTCGCGCTGCTCGACCACGCCGGCATCGAGGTCTTCCTGCTCGGCGGGCGGCTGTTCCGGCACTCCGCCGTCACCTGCGGCGCCGCCGCGGCCGAGGCCGCCCAGTCCGTCAGCGCCGACGTCTTCCTGCTCGGCGTCACCGGCGTGCACCCCGAAGCCGGGCTCACCACCGGCGACGCCGAGGAAGCCGCGATGAAGCGCACGCTGGCCCGGCGCGCCGCCGACACCTACGTGCTGGCCAGCGCCGAGAAGATCGGCGCGGCATCGCGGTTCACCGTCCTGCCGTTCGCCGACGTCGCCGGCGTGATCACCGACTCCGGCGACCAGAACGTGCAGGAACTTGCAGACCTGGGCGTGCCGATCCTGCGGGCGTGA
- a CDS encoding PIG-L deacetylase family protein: MTTIVAFHAHADDPVLLSGGTLARAAADGHRVVVVVATDGMAAEHPTPRWGELEAAAAILGVRRVVHLGYADSGHGPVLYADPPGRQRFARADTEEAAHRLAALLHEERADLLLGYDANGGYGHRDHVKVHEVARRAARLTGTRLLEATLPRDFALRFVRVVKALRIPFEYDAEALDHAYSPASAVTHRFDVRRFAGRKQAALAAHVSDVRGTGRLSAVLRLLVWLPAPLFAVVAGREWFTEVTPAGSARPGLQVPARSGRRSR; the protein is encoded by the coding sequence ATGACGACCATCGTGGCCTTCCACGCCCACGCGGACGACCCGGTGCTGCTCAGCGGCGGCACCCTGGCCCGGGCCGCGGCCGACGGGCACCGGGTGGTGGTCGTCGTGGCCACCGACGGCATGGCCGCCGAGCACCCGACGCCCCGCTGGGGCGAGCTGGAGGCCGCGGCGGCCATCCTCGGCGTGCGGCGCGTCGTGCACCTGGGCTACGCCGACAGCGGGCACGGGCCGGTGCTCTACGCCGACCCGCCCGGCCGGCAACGCTTCGCCCGCGCGGACACCGAGGAAGCCGCCCACCGGCTCGCGGCCCTGCTGCACGAGGAGCGGGCCGACCTGCTGCTCGGCTACGACGCCAACGGCGGCTACGGCCACCGCGACCACGTGAAGGTGCACGAAGTCGCGCGGCGGGCGGCCCGGCTGACCGGGACGCGGCTGCTGGAGGCCACGCTGCCCCGCGACTTCGCGCTGCGGTTCGTCCGGGTGGTCAAGGCGCTGCGGATCCCGTTCGAATACGACGCCGAAGCGCTCGACCACGCCTACAGCCCGGCCTCGGCCGTCACCCACCGCTTCGACGTCCGGCGCTTCGCCGGGCGGAAGCAGGCGGCGCTGGCCGCGCACGTGTCCGACGTCCGCGGTACCGGGCGGCTCTCGGCCGTGCTGCGGCTGCTGGTGTGGCTGCCGGCGCCGCTGTTCGCGGTGGTGGCGGGCCGCGAGTGGTTCACCGAGGTCACGCCCGCAGGATCGGCACGCCCAGGTCTGCAAGTTCCTGCACGTTCTGGTCGCCGGAGTCGGTGA